The following coding sequences are from one Amblyraja radiata isolate CabotCenter1 unplaced genomic scaffold, sAmbRad1.1.pri S148, whole genome shotgun sequence window:
- the LOC116969291 gene encoding uncharacterized protein LOC116969291, giving the protein MFWKMGANSMKKFFTALNTMETKSLSLTREVLKERKQLEVAVVGLQTQIRVGLTKLEELRKTEQALNQHQTELDANKNFDYEIEVTHPVKEDISGTGYYITNCQKCFFTCHFPCGYSNDDDKRECCAMDQQGNCMVCPLKCIWNVHFNQKYKFDYVTKKEKKTYSELKEKYEKAYGAKMSQQNVMESLKQEFADVKYTVLALIDQLSGSIRRLEEIALRPNPLSTPAYIDLMIQSEKEEAKPGFMERIQTLGKVKEQAELIQKVANNENMLPGGLKGGPMVGKSAGKKTEGRFSKVINWFTFK; this is encoded by the coding sequence ATGTTTTGGAAGATGGGAGCAAACAGTATGAAGAAATTCTTTACAGCTCTGAACACAATGGAAACCAAAAGTTTGAGTTTAACCAGAGAGGTTCTGAAGGAACGTAAGCAGCTGGAAGTTGCAGTGGTGGGATTGCAGACGCAGATCCGAGTTGGTCTCACCAAACTGGAAGAACTCAGGAAAACGGAACAAGCTCTGAACCAACACCAAACCGAGCTGGATGCAAATAAAAACTTTGACTACGAGATTGAAGTTACACATCCAGTAAAGGAGGATATTAGTGGGACTGGTTATTATATAACCAACTGTCAGAAATGTTTCTTTACCTGCCACTTTCCCTGCGGCTATTCTAACGACGATGATAAACGTGAATGTTGTGCAATGGACCAACAAGGGAACTGTATGGTCTGTCCACTAAAGTGCATCTGGAATGTTCACTTCAACCAAAAGTACAAGTTTGATTATGTAACGAAAAAGGAGAAGAAGACATACAGTGAGCTGAAAGAAAAGTACGAGAAGGCCTATGGTGCGAAGATGAGCCAACAGAATGTTATGGAATCACTTAAGCAGGAGTTTGCTGACGTGAAGTACACAGTTCTGGCGCTGATTGATCAATTATCTGGCAGCATTAGACGACTTGAAGAAATAGCTCTGAGGCCAAACCCATTATCCACCCCAGCTTACATTGACCTCATGATTCAGTCTGAGAAAGAAGAGGCGAAGCCCGGGTTCATGGAGCGAATTCAGACACTGGGGAAAGTAAAGGAACAGGCAGAGTTAATACAAAAGGTAGCAAATAATGAGAATATGTTACCAGGGGGGTTGAAGGGAGGTCCAATGGTTgggaaaagtgctggaaaaaagaCAGAAGGAAGATTTT